In Rutidosis leptorrhynchoides isolate AG116_Rl617_1_P2 chromosome 2, CSIRO_AGI_Rlap_v1, whole genome shotgun sequence, one genomic interval encodes:
- the LOC139888962 gene encoding uncharacterized protein, with product MGGSSLTIRVGGLNLGSLKRKNLALIGKWWWRFKTEPNALWVKVISSSYGSSGGFESFNNKKAFTYNSTWSNIILTGGHIDDSGISFSKSFIKTIGDGGNTSFWSDAWASSIPFEQSYKRLFRLERNWAARVRERVFWDGNTTVSAWD from the coding sequence ATGGGAGGAAGTTCTCTTACCATACGGGTCGGGGGGTTAAATTTGGGTTCTCTAAAAAGAAAAAATCTAGCTTTGATCgggaagtggtggtggaggtttaaaactgaGCCCAACGCTTTGTGGGTCAAAGTTATTTCGAGCAGTTATGGGTCTTCGGGTGGTTTCGAGTCTTTTAATAACAAAAAAGCTTTCACTTATAATTCTACTTGGTCAAATATCATCCTAACAGGTGGTCACATTGATGATTCGGGGATCTCTTTCTCCAAGTCGTTTATTAAAACTATTGGAGACGGAGGCAACACATCGTTCTGGAGCGATGCATGGGCTTCTTCTATTCCTTTTGAGCAGTCCTACAAAAGATTATTTCGGCTGGAGAGGAATTGGGCAGCACGAGTCAGAGAAAGAGTGTTTTGGGACGGGAATACCACTGTTAGTGCATGGGATTAG